Proteins encoded in a region of the Brevefilum fermentans genome:
- a CDS encoding PP2C family protein-serine/threonine phosphatase, with protein sequence MTNLNQAHLDIAAASHPGLVGKNNEDRYGVSAFMTGAGGKVPALLAVLCDGIGGHRAGEIAAQLGVTTVTEVITASDGLQPLETLENAIQRANHAIFEASLSVQGHRGMGTTCVCAWVIADRLYTSNLGDSRIYLLRGEHILQLTTDHTWLQEAYDAGIISDAHGEEHPNAHVIRRYLGSARDPQPDFRLWFFDGESDAQAIENQGLPLEAGDTLLLCSDGLTDLVSDHEIQRLVKSTPLERTPAALIDLANARGGHDNTTVVLLRVPGERDQPVNRARKGLILRGCVVGLVLISLLALAVYFGLRWQTARFDLQASPTSVVTRVLFTQEPGTPPAAETAPAVIEASPSPVREQGPTLTPWPTHTLQSE encoded by the coding sequence ATGACCAATCTTAATCAAGCCCACCTGGATATTGCTGCTGCCAGTCACCCTGGCCTGGTTGGCAAAAATAATGAAGACCGTTACGGCGTATCAGCATTTATGACCGGCGCCGGGGGAAAGGTCCCGGCATTGTTAGCCGTTCTGTGCGATGGGATCGGTGGACATCGCGCCGGTGAGATCGCCGCACAACTGGGTGTGACAACCGTTACCGAGGTCATCACAGCCAGTGATGGGCTTCAGCCGCTAGAAACCCTGGAAAATGCCATCCAACGCGCCAATCATGCCATCTTTGAGGCTTCTCTTTCAGTGCAGGGGCATAGGGGCATGGGCACGACCTGTGTCTGTGCCTGGGTGATCGCCGACAGACTATATACCTCGAACCTGGGCGATTCACGAATTTACCTGCTGCGCGGGGAGCACATCTTGCAGCTTACGACGGATCACACCTGGTTGCAAGAAGCCTATGATGCTGGGATCATCAGCGATGCACACGGCGAGGAGCACCCAAACGCGCATGTCATCCGCCGTTATTTGGGCTCCGCCAGGGACCCGCAGCCTGATTTCCGCTTGTGGTTTTTTGACGGTGAAAGCGACGCGCAGGCGATCGAGAACCAGGGCTTGCCGCTCGAAGCGGGAGATACTCTGCTGTTATGCAGTGACGGTCTGACGGATCTCGTCTCTGATCATGAGATTCAGCGCCTGGTCAAGTCGACTCCGTTGGAACGCACACCTGCTGCGCTGATTGACCTGGCAAATGCGCGCGGCGGGCATGATAACACGACTGTTGTCCTGCTCAGGGTTCCTGGAGAGCGGGATCAACCGGTGAATCGCGCTCGCAAGGGTCTAATCCTGCGAGGCTGTGTGGTCGGGCTGGTTCTGATAAGTTTGCTGGCCCTGGCGGTTTATTTTGGTCTGCGCTGGCAAACCGCGCGTTTTGATTTGCAGGCGTCGCCAACGTCGGTTGTAACCCGTGTACTTTTCACCCAGGAGCCAGGGACGCCTCCTGCTGCTGAAACGGCACCGGCTGTGATTGAAGCCAGCCCTTCGCCAGTGCGAGAGCAAGGTCCGACCCTGACGCCCTGGCCGACTCATACTCTACAAAGCGAGTAA
- a CDS encoding RNA polymerase sigma factor region1.1 domain-containing protein: protein MSEQPSAPHELASPLARLFHIARQQGYLTYDDILAVMPEPDQDLDQLDRLYAALLAAGIPYGDASAFDEGAK, encoded by the coding sequence ATGAGTGAACAACCATCTGCACCCCACGAATTAGCCTCACCCCTGGCACGCTTGTTCCACATCGCCAGGCAACAGGGATACCTGACCTATGATGATATCCTGGCGGTTATGCCCGAGCCTGACCAGGACCTGGACCAACTTGACCGGCTCTACGCCGCCTTATTGGCTGCAGGCATACCGTATGGCGATGCAAGCGCGTTTGACGAGGGAGCCAAATAG
- a CDS encoding FprA family A-type flavoprotein, with protein sequence MKPIEIRPGIYWVGVNDRVTDLFEGLWPISQVGVSYNAYLVKDEKTALIDLSKEMLSDDYLSQLSAVVDLASVDYVVINHMEPDHSGALKRMLEFAPNAQILGMPKAIDMLKDFYGLEENTTRLSNNQELSLGKYTLRFVYTPLVHWPETMMTYLVEEGILFSCDGFGGYGALDGGVFDDDYADLAFFETEALRYFSNIVAAFSKSVLSALKKFVDMPIRMIAPSHGLIWRADPARIIDLYRTWSEYHLNPAEVGITILFGTMYRNTEHALNAALQGIAAQGVPVSVHDVRKTHVSYILPDLWTQRGVLVAAPTYEGKLFPTAMDVLMMADRKHIANKTPAYLGSKAWSGGAQADFARIAEKLGWQVLNSMDFLGGPTQEDLVRAREIGSQLARAVKSTA encoded by the coding sequence ATGAAACCCATTGAAATACGCCCGGGCATCTACTGGGTTGGTGTGAATGATCGCGTCACCGATTTATTTGAGGGGTTATGGCCAATCAGCCAGGTTGGAGTTTCCTACAACGCCTACCTGGTCAAAGACGAAAAGACCGCCCTGATCGACCTTTCTAAAGAAATGCTCAGCGATGATTACCTGAGTCAACTGTCTGCCGTCGTTGACCTGGCTTCGGTTGACTATGTGGTCATCAACCATATGGAGCCCGATCACAGCGGCGCATTAAAGCGGATGCTGGAGTTTGCCCCAAACGCACAAATTTTGGGGATGCCGAAGGCGATTGACATGCTGAAAGATTTCTATGGGCTGGAAGAAAATACCACCCGGCTCTCCAATAACCAGGAACTTTCCCTCGGAAAGTACACCCTGCGCTTTGTCTATACGCCCTTAGTGCACTGGCCGGAAACCATGATGACCTACCTGGTGGAAGAAGGCATCCTGTTTTCCTGCGATGGTTTTGGCGGATATGGCGCGCTGGACGGGGGCGTGTTTGACGATGATTACGCCGACCTGGCTTTCTTTGAAACCGAGGCGCTGCGGTATTTTTCCAATATTGTGGCTGCCTTCAGCAAATCGGTGCTGAGCGCGTTGAAAAAATTCGTCGACATGCCAATCCGCATGATTGCCCCCTCCCACGGGCTGATCTGGCGGGCTGATCCCGCGCGCATCATCGATCTGTACCGCACCTGGTCGGAATACCATCTTAATCCGGCTGAGGTGGGTATCACGATATTGTTCGGCACCATGTACCGCAACACCGAACACGCCCTCAACGCTGCCCTCCAGGGGATCGCCGCGCAGGGCGTGCCGGTCAGCGTGCACGATGTGCGCAAAACCCACGTCAGCTATATCCTCCCCGACCTGTGGACTCAACGCGGCGTGCTGGTGGCTGCCCCAACCTACGAGGGCAAGCTGTTCCCAACCGCCATGGACGTGCTGATGATGGCTGATCGCAAGCACATAGCGAACAAAACGCCAGCCTACCTGGGCAGCAAAGCCTGGAGCGGCGGCGCACAGGCTGATTTTGCCCGCATCGCTGAAAAACTGGGTTGGCAGGTCCTCAACAGCATGGATTTCCTGGGCGGACCCACACAGGAAGACCTGGTTCGGGCACGGGAAATTGGCTCACAACTGGCGCGGGCTGTCAAATCGACCGCTTAA
- a CDS encoding glutamine--tRNA ligase/YqeY domain fusion protein, whose translation MTAEHTPKRSNFITDIIDEHLENGRFDRVHTRFPPEPNGYLHIGHAKSICLNFGIAQDYGGLTNLRFDDTNPITEEVEYVESIQADIRWLGFDWDDRLYFASDYFGQLYEYALQLIRQGSAYVCDLTAEELREYRGTLTEPGRNSPYRERSIEENLDLFQRMKAGEFPDGSRTLRAKIDMRSPNLNLRDPVLYRILHAHHHRTGDEWCIYPMYDYAHALSDSIEGITHSICTLEFEDHRPLYDWCLDELGIFHSQQIEFARLNLTYTVMSKRRLLQLVREGYVSGWDDPRMPTLSGMRRRGYTPEAIRTFAETVGVAKAHSVIDMELLEHVLRDDLNARSPRVMAVVEPLKVIIENYPEDQEEHFEIPYFPADPENSPSRAVPFSRELYIERSDFMEDPPGKFYRLAPGREVRLMNAYYITCTGVVKDKNGEVIELHCTYDPESRGGMSPDGRKVRGTLHWVSARHALDAELRLYDVLFTLPNPYDVPDGGDFKDNINPDSLQVVRDAKLEPGLASAVVGESYQFMRQGYFCLDSVDTRADAPVFNRTISLVDTWAKMQK comes from the coding sequence ATGACTGCAGAGCACACGCCCAAACGTTCAAACTTTATCACCGACATTATCGACGAACACCTGGAAAACGGCCGCTTTGACCGCGTCCACACCCGCTTCCCGCCGGAGCCCAACGGCTACCTGCACATCGGGCACGCCAAATCGATTTGCCTTAATTTTGGCATCGCCCAGGATTATGGCGGTCTGACCAACCTGCGCTTTGACGATACCAACCCGATTACCGAAGAAGTGGAATATGTGGAATCGATCCAGGCTGATATCCGCTGGCTGGGCTTCGACTGGGATGACCGCCTGTACTTTGCCTCAGATTACTTTGGACAGCTGTATGAATACGCCCTGCAGCTTATCCGCCAGGGCAGCGCTTACGTGTGCGACCTGACCGCCGAGGAATTGCGCGAATACCGCGGCACCCTCACCGAACCCGGCAGGAACAGCCCCTACCGCGAGCGTTCGATCGAAGAAAACCTGGACCTGTTCCAGCGCATGAAAGCCGGCGAATTCCCCGACGGCTCGCGCACCCTGCGCGCTAAAATCGACATGCGCTCGCCCAACCTGAACCTGCGCGACCCCGTGCTGTACCGCATCCTGCACGCCCACCATCACCGCACCGGCGACGAGTGGTGTATCTACCCGATGTACGATTACGCCCACGCCCTCTCGGATTCGATTGAGGGCATCACCCATTCGATCTGCACGCTGGAATTTGAAGATCACCGCCCGCTGTATGACTGGTGCCTGGACGAGCTGGGCATCTTTCACAGCCAGCAAATTGAGTTTGCCCGCCTGAACCTGACCTACACCGTGATGAGCAAGCGCAGGCTGCTGCAACTGGTGCGGGAAGGCTACGTCAGCGGCTGGGATGACCCGCGCATGCCCACGCTTTCCGGCATGCGGCGGCGCGGCTACACCCCTGAGGCGATCCGCACCTTTGCGGAGACCGTCGGCGTCGCCAAGGCTCACAGTGTCATTGACATGGAACTGCTGGAGCACGTCCTGCGTGATGACCTGAACGCCCGCTCGCCACGGGTGATGGCGGTGGTGGAACCGCTGAAGGTGATCATCGAGAACTACCCTGAAGATCAGGAAGAGCATTTTGAGATCCCCTACTTCCCTGCCGACCCGGAAAACAGCCCCTCACGGGCGGTTCCTTTCAGCAGGGAGCTGTATATCGAGCGCTCGGATTTCATGGAAGACCCGCCCGGCAAGTTCTATCGCCTGGCGCCGGGACGCGAAGTGCGCCTGATGAACGCTTACTACATCACCTGCACCGGCGTGGTTAAGGATAAGAACGGTGAGGTTATCGAATTGCACTGCACCTACGACCCCGAATCGCGCGGCGGCATGTCGCCCGATGGACGCAAGGTGCGCGGCACGCTGCACTGGGTCTCCGCCCGGCACGCGCTTGACGCCGAACTGCGCCTGTATGACGTGCTGTTTACCCTGCCCAACCCCTATGACGTGCCCGATGGCGGCGATTTTAAGGACAATATCAACCCGGATTCGCTGCAGGTGGTCAGGGACGCCAAACTGGAGCCCGGGCTGGCATCTGCGGTGGTGGGTGAGTCCTACCAGTTCATGCGCCAGGGTTACTTCTGCCTGGACTCGGTGGATACACGCGCCGACGCGCCGGTCTTCAACCGCACCATCTCGCTGGTGGATACCTGGGCGAAGATGCAAAAATAG
- a CDS encoding class II fructose-bisphosphate aldolase has product MIVTTKKLFEAAYGKYAIGAYNINNLEQTIGLFRGNLRSQAPFIIQISKGARAYSDKVFLEGLIRSADEVFPEAIFAVHLDHGDEETAMDCIESGFYSSVMIDASHEDFETNIAITRRVVDAAHARGIVVEAELGQLGGVEEHVQVAEADAKLTDPKQAREFVERTGCDSLAVAIGTSHGAFKFSGTQSLHFDVLADIQKELPGFPLVLHGTSSVPQDEVARINAAGGKLEGAKGVDASQFKQAAKLGVTKINIDTDGRLVWTRVHREVFRDHPEVFDLRNPGKIFIEEYAKYIAEKNAYLGSAGQLPAVRALLG; this is encoded by the coding sequence ATGATCGTTACAACCAAGAAACTATTTGAAGCTGCTTATGGCAAGTATGCCATTGGCGCCTATAATATCAACAACCTGGAGCAAACCATAGGCTTGTTCCGCGGCAACCTGCGCTCGCAGGCGCCCTTTATCATCCAGATCAGCAAGGGTGCTCGTGCGTACTCCGACAAAGTATTTCTGGAAGGTTTGATCCGCAGCGCAGACGAGGTCTTCCCGGAAGCCATCTTTGCTGTGCATCTTGACCATGGCGATGAAGAGACAGCCATGGACTGCATCGAGTCAGGCTTTTACAGCTCGGTGATGATCGATGCCAGCCACGAGGATTTTGAGACCAATATCGCCATCACCCGGCGCGTGGTCGACGCTGCCCATGCCCGGGGCATCGTGGTTGAAGCTGAACTGGGTCAGTTAGGCGGCGTGGAAGAGCATGTCCAGGTGGCAGAGGCAGATGCCAAACTCACCGATCCCAAACAGGCTCGCGAGTTCGTGGAACGCACCGGCTGTGATTCCCTGGCTGTGGCGATTGGCACCAGCCACGGCGCGTTCAAGTTCTCCGGTACGCAATCGCTGCATTTTGACGTGCTGGCGGATATCCAGAAAGAGCTGCCCGGCTTTCCGCTGGTCTTGCACGGAACCAGTTCTGTGCCCCAGGATGAGGTCGCCCGTATCAACGCGGCTGGCGGCAAGCTGGAAGGCGCAAAAGGCGTCGATGCCAGCCAGTTCAAACAAGCCGCAAAACTGGGCGTGACCAAGATCAATATCGACACCGACGGTCGCCTGGTGTGGACGCGCGTACACCGCGAAGTCTTCCGCGATCACCCCGAAGTGTTTGACCTGCGCAACCCTGGCAAAATCTTCATAGAAGAATATGCGAAATACATCGCCGAAAAGAACGCATACCTGGGCAGCGCAGGCCAGCTCCCTGCTGTGCGCGCCCTGCTTGGCTGA
- the hcp gene encoding hydroxylamine reductase, which yields MKDAMFCFQCQETMRNTGCTSRGVCGKPADVANLQDLLIYLLKGIAFWGTRARGMGVIHEDTNLFVAQALFATITNANFDPDRFVDYIREAIQRREALRAEAQARCEELHGNPCTGNGPDWAGWQPESYEIEVLLEKATQVGVMADETLNEDIRSLRELITYGLKGMSAYIDHAYVLDETDSDLLHFIQEMLEATTNDKLTVEELTDLVLKTGEMGLRAMALLDQANTNTYGHPEPTQVYLGVRPGPGILVSGHDLRDLDELLQQTEGSGVNVYTHGEMLPAQAYPAFKKYPHFAGNYGSSWFHQREEFDTFNGPILMTTNCIVTAKDSYLGRLFTTGQAGYPGATHIPDRKAGEQKDFSALIELAKTCADPQPLEDITITTGYARNTVLAHAGAIVDAVKAGDIQRFVVMGGCDGRHKTRQYYTDVAETLPDNTVILTAGCAKYRYNKLDLGEINGIPRILDAGQCNDSYSLIRTAQALAEAFEVDDVNDLPISYDIAWYEQKAVIVLLALLYLGIRKIRLGPTLPAFLSPNVIDVLVKNFNLMTIGTVEEDVAAMMAGN from the coding sequence ATGAAAGATGCAATGTTCTGTTTCCAGTGCCAGGAAACGATGCGCAATACAGGCTGTACTTCGCGGGGCGTGTGCGGAAAGCCCGCCGATGTAGCCAACCTGCAGGATCTATTGATCTATTTGCTTAAAGGCATCGCCTTTTGGGGCACCCGCGCCCGGGGCATGGGCGTAATCCACGAAGACACCAATCTCTTCGTTGCCCAGGCTCTGTTTGCCACCATCACCAATGCCAATTTCGACCCCGACCGGTTTGTTGACTACATCCGTGAAGCCATTCAGCGTCGTGAGGCACTGCGTGCAGAAGCTCAGGCGCGTTGTGAGGAACTGCACGGCAATCCCTGCACGGGCAACGGTCCCGATTGGGCTGGCTGGCAGCCGGAGTCCTACGAGATCGAAGTTTTACTGGAAAAAGCCACCCAGGTTGGCGTGATGGCAGATGAGACTTTGAATGAAGACATCCGCTCGCTGCGCGAACTGATCACCTACGGGTTAAAAGGCATGTCAGCCTATATTGACCACGCCTACGTGCTTGATGAAACCGATTCAGACCTGCTGCACTTCATTCAAGAGATGCTGGAAGCCACCACCAACGACAAGCTGACCGTCGAGGAACTGACCGACCTGGTTCTCAAAACCGGGGAAATGGGTCTGCGCGCCATGGCCTTGCTGGATCAAGCCAACACCAACACCTATGGTCACCCCGAACCCACACAGGTCTATTTGGGTGTGCGTCCAGGACCGGGCATCCTGGTCAGCGGCCATGATTTGCGTGACCTGGACGAATTACTCCAGCAGACCGAAGGCAGCGGTGTGAATGTCTACACCCATGGCGAGATGCTGCCCGCCCAGGCTTACCCGGCGTTTAAGAAGTACCCCCACTTTGCTGGCAATTATGGCAGTTCATGGTTTCATCAACGCGAAGAATTCGACACCTTTAACGGCCCGATCCTGATGACCACCAACTGCATTGTCACAGCCAAAGACAGCTATCTCGGTCGACTCTTTACCACCGGCCAGGCTGGATATCCCGGCGCCACCCATATCCCGGACCGCAAGGCTGGCGAACAAAAAGATTTCTCAGCGCTGATCGAGCTGGCGAAAACCTGTGCGGATCCGCAACCGCTGGAAGATATCACCATCACCACCGGCTATGCCCGCAACACCGTCCTGGCTCATGCCGGCGCGATCGTCGACGCGGTTAAAGCCGGCGACATTCAGCGTTTTGTAGTCATGGGGGGCTGTGACGGACGACATAAAACCCGGCAATATTACACCGATGTTGCTGAAACCTTGCCAGATAACACCGTGATCCTGACCGCCGGGTGTGCCAAGTATCGCTACAATAAGCTCGACCTGGGCGAGATCAACGGCATCCCGCGCATCTTGGATGCCGGGCAGTGCAACGACTCCTATTCGTTGATCCGCACGGCGCAGGCGCTGGCTGAAGCCTTCGAAGTTGACGATGTCAACGACCTGCCAATCTCGTACGACATTGCCTGGTATGAGCAGAAAGCGGTCATCGTGCTGCTGGCGCTGCTCTACCTGGGCATCCGCAAGATCCGCCTGGGTCCCACACTGCCTGCGTTCCTGTCGCCAAACGTGATCGATGTGCTGGTGAAGAACTTCAACCTGATGACGATCGGCACTGTTGAAGAAGACGTAGCGGCGATGATGGCCGGGAATTAA
- a CDS encoding class I SAM-dependent DNA methyltransferase, translating into MTNHTNNAVEPIEKQLWKAADKLRKNIDAAEYKHVVLGLIFLRYISEAFESLYARLKTGSGEYEGADPEDRDEYRAENVFFVPPTARWSYLQARARQSEIGKDIDDAMDAIEAENSSLKGVLPKVYAQGNLDPTNLGSLIDLMSNIALGEAQQRSADLLGHVFEYFLGEFALQEGKKGGQFYTPRPVVRLLVEMLEPFEGRVFDPCCGSGGMFVQSEAFVLSHQGRLNQISIYGQESNLTTWRLAKMNLAIRGIDSSQILWNNEGSFLNDAHKDLKADYVMANPPFNDSDWSGDLLRKDGRWQYGTPPEGNANFAWIQHFVYHLSPRGQAGFVLAKGALTSQTSGEGEIRRALIEARLVDCIVNLPAKLFLNTQIPASLWFLSRDKANGRYRNRRDEILFIDARELGYMLNRRTRSFSEDDIQKIASTYHNWRNMDGAYADVPGFCKSATLAEVQEKGYVLTPGRYVGLPEEEDDFDFEERFTALKAEWEAQLEEESRLNALIVENLSRIISDD; encoded by the coding sequence ATGACAAATCACACCAACAACGCTGTCGAGCCGATCGAAAAACAACTCTGGAAGGCTGCCGATAAACTGCGGAAAAACATCGACGCGGCTGAATACAAACATGTGGTTTTGGGCTTGATTTTCTTGCGCTACATTTCAGAGGCTTTCGAGTCTTTATACGCCCGGTTGAAAACCGGCAGCGGCGAATACGAAGGCGCCGACCCCGAAGACCGGGACGAATACCGCGCGGAAAACGTGTTCTTTGTGCCCCCCACCGCCCGCTGGTCCTATTTGCAAGCCCGCGCCAGGCAGTCCGAAATTGGAAAAGATATCGACGATGCCATGGACGCCATCGAAGCAGAGAACTCCTCGCTGAAAGGCGTTTTGCCCAAGGTGTACGCCCAGGGCAACCTGGACCCCACCAACCTGGGCAGCCTGATTGACCTGATGAGCAATATCGCCCTGGGTGAAGCCCAGCAGCGCAGCGCAGACCTGCTGGGGCATGTGTTTGAATACTTCCTGGGCGAATTTGCCCTGCAGGAGGGGAAAAAGGGCGGGCAGTTCTACACCCCCCGACCCGTGGTGCGGCTGCTGGTGGAGATGCTGGAACCCTTTGAAGGCCGTGTTTTTGACCCGTGCTGCGGGTCAGGCGGGATGTTTGTGCAATCGGAAGCCTTCGTCCTTAGCCACCAGGGCAGACTGAACCAGATTTCAATCTACGGACAGGAGAGCAACCTGACCACCTGGCGCCTGGCGAAAATGAACCTCGCCATCCGCGGCATTGATTCTTCGCAGATTTTGTGGAATAACGAGGGCTCGTTCCTCAATGACGCCCACAAAGACCTGAAAGCCGATTATGTGATGGCAAACCCGCCCTTCAACGACAGCGACTGGAGTGGTGACCTGCTGCGAAAAGACGGCCGCTGGCAATACGGCACACCGCCCGAGGGCAACGCCAACTTTGCCTGGATTCAGCACTTTGTGTACCACCTCAGCCCGCGCGGGCAGGCTGGCTTTGTGCTGGCAAAGGGCGCGCTCACCTCGCAAACCTCGGGCGAGGGCGAGATCCGCCGGGCGCTGATTGAAGCCCGCCTGGTAGATTGCATCGTCAACCTGCCGGCAAAGCTGTTCCTGAACACCCAGATCCCGGCCTCGCTGTGGTTTTTAAGCCGCGACAAAGCCAACGGCCGGTATCGCAACCGGCGGGATGAAATCCTGTTCATCGATGCCCGCGAGCTGGGCTATATGCTCAACCGGCGCACGCGCAGCTTTTCAGAAGATGACATTCAAAAGATCGCCAGCACCTACCACAACTGGCGCAATATGGACGGCGCCTATGCAGACGTGCCCGGCTTTTGCAAATCAGCAACCCTGGCAGAGGTACAGGAAAAAGGCTATGTGCTCACCCCCGGGCGCTATGTGGGGCTGCCCGAGGAAGAGGATGATTTTGATTTTGAAGAACGATTTACCGCTCTCAAAGCCGAGTGGGAAGCGCAGCTTGAAGAGGAAAGCCGATTGAACGCGCTGATTGTAGAAAATTTGTCAAGGATAATATCGGATGACTGA
- a CDS encoding cupin domain-containing protein, protein MIEEIFTLARGPERTVEKVVQDDNVDYIHMLFNKDEGLPPHYSNSNVYMTVLQGTLTIGLNDQDDHFYPAGTLLKIPYQTKMNVRNTHEDLLELLVIKAPAPKNYPRD, encoded by the coding sequence ATGATTGAAGAAATTTTTACTCTAGCGCGGGGACCAGAACGAACCGTGGAGAAGGTGGTCCAGGATGACAACGTGGATTATATCCACATGCTGTTCAACAAAGACGAAGGCCTACCGCCGCATTACTCAAACTCCAATGTGTATATGACAGTTTTGCAGGGCACCCTCACCATCGGTTTAAACGACCAGGACGATCACTTTTACCCGGCAGGCACGCTGTTAAAAATCCCCTACCAAACAAAAATGAACGTCAGGAATACCCACGAAGATTTGCTGGAATTGCTGGTGATCAAAGCCCCCGCACCGAAAAACTATCCCCGTGATTAA
- a CDS encoding restriction endonuclease subunit S: MTESETVTLGHLVDSGFCVLKNNLREPLSKMQRSQMKEGPLYPYYGAANAIDEINDYKFEGFHLLVAEDGTVTSNGIAPMLQLVDGKFWVSNHAHVLQCASKWQTRLLYYLLCNVDINPYITGAVQPKLNKKNLLSILIRLPSSNIEQRAIAGILSALDDKIDLLHRQNETLEALAQTLFRQWFIEEAEDDWKEVALGDIVKVSIGRTPPRKEKHWFSTDRNDVKWISIKDMGDSGVFIFNTNEYLKREAILNFNIPIIPKNTVILSFKMTVGRVGITTEEMVSNEAIAHFTFEENTPICKEYLYFFLKDFRYELLGSTSSIVTSINSKIIRDMNILVPPNKVMLDFQESVGCFFAKIKHNQTQIETLKELRDTLLPKLMSGEVRVRL; encoded by the coding sequence ATGACTGAATCGGAGACGGTAACTTTAGGACATTTAGTGGATTCTGGCTTTTGTGTACTGAAAAACAACTTAAGAGAGCCATTATCGAAAATGCAGAGATCACAAATGAAAGAAGGTCCTCTATATCCTTATTATGGTGCTGCAAATGCAATTGATGAAATTAATGATTACAAATTTGAAGGATTTCATTTACTTGTTGCAGAAGATGGCACTGTTACTTCAAATGGCATAGCACCAATGCTCCAGTTGGTTGATGGGAAGTTTTGGGTAAGTAATCATGCCCATGTGTTGCAATGTGCATCGAAATGGCAAACTAGACTACTTTATTATTTGCTTTGCAATGTAGATATAAACCCATATATTACCGGTGCTGTTCAGCCTAAGCTGAATAAAAAAAATCTCCTTTCAATATTAATTAGGCTTCCAAGCTCTAATATCGAACAGCGCGCCATCGCCGGGATTCTCTCCGCCCTCGATGACAAAATTGACCTGCTGCACCGCCAGAACGAGACCCTGGAAGCCCTGGCACAAACCCTCTTCCGTCAGTGGTTCATCGAAGAAGCCGAGGATGATTGGAAGGAGGTAGCACTTGGCGATATTGTAAAAGTATCAATTGGTAGAACACCGCCTCGAAAAGAAAAACATTGGTTTTCTACTGACCGAAACGATGTGAAATGGATTTCAATTAAAGACATGGGAGATTCGGGGGTTTTCATCTTTAACACAAATGAATATCTTAAAAGGGAAGCTATTTTAAATTTTAATATCCCAATTATTCCCAAGAATACGGTGATTTTAAGCTTTAAAATGACTGTTGGAAGAGTTGGCATAACAACGGAAGAAATGGTATCCAATGAAGCAATTGCCCATTTCACATTTGAAGAAAACACACCGATTTGCAAAGAATACTTATATTTTTTTCTTAAGGATTTTCGATATGAATTATTAGGCAGTACGTCTTCGATTGTAACATCGATAAATTCAAAAATTATTAGGGATATGAATATATTAGTTCCACCCAATAAAGTCATGTTAGATTTTCAAGAATCAGTTGGCTGCTTCTTTGCAAAGATTAAACATAACCAAACACAAATTGAAACTCTTAAAGAACTGAGAGATACACTTTTGCCAAAATTAATGAGTGGAGAAGTGCGGGTGCGATTATGA